A genomic region of Paenibacillus sp. PL2-23 contains the following coding sequences:
- a CDS encoding lysophospholipase: MQREQWHAHGASGTSLYARTWTPAGRQPEALVVIVHGQGEHGERYRHVAERMTNTGLAVACADLRGHGRSEGIRGHIAAIDEIIEDTAAIIAFARESFPDAPVILYGHSMGGNIALNAVLRRQLNVSALILSSPWLRLAFKPPAIKEWIGRGVAKLWPALRMSSGLKPDELFRPSELRLPAISEDPLNHTYITPKAYLEIQRAGEWALGNHGLLQLPVLLLHGDADRITSHAASQQLAQGMGSRCQWISVEGGLHELHNDQGGDRTIDLIIDWIQLQLSLNGD, encoded by the coding sequence ATGCAGCGAGAACAATGGCACGCTCATGGAGCGTCGGGAACAAGCTTGTATGCCAGAACGTGGACGCCTGCCGGCCGGCAGCCTGAAGCATTAGTAGTGATTGTGCATGGACAAGGCGAGCATGGAGAACGGTATCGCCATGTAGCGGAGAGGATGACGAACACTGGGCTGGCCGTCGCCTGCGCGGACCTGCGCGGACACGGACGCTCCGAAGGCATTCGCGGGCATATAGCCGCAATTGACGAAATAATCGAAGACACGGCAGCGATCATTGCGTTCGCCAGAGAGAGCTTTCCGGATGCCCCTGTTATCCTGTACGGACACAGCATGGGAGGGAATATTGCCTTAAATGCGGTACTCAGGCGGCAGCTGAATGTGTCCGCGCTTATTCTGTCCAGCCCGTGGCTGCGCCTGGCATTCAAGCCGCCCGCAATCAAGGAATGGATAGGAAGAGGGGTAGCCAAGCTATGGCCGGCACTCCGCATGTCGTCCGGACTGAAGCCCGACGAGCTGTTCCGTCCAAGCGAGCTCAGACTCCCAGCCATAAGCGAGGACCCGCTTAATCATACCTATATAACCCCCAAGGCTTATCTAGAGATTCAGAGGGCAGGCGAATGGGCGCTGGGCAATCATGGGCTGCTGCAGCTCCCGGTACTGCTGCTGCATGGCGATGCCGATCGCATCACCTCCCACGCTGCAAGCCAGCAGCTTGCGCAAGGAATGGGCTCTCGCTGTCAATGGATTTCTGTCGAGGGCGGCCTGCATGAGCTTCATAATGACCAGGGAGGAGACCGGACAATTGACCTCATTATAGATTGGATACAGCTTCAGCTATCATTGAATGGCGATTAA
- a CDS encoding ATP-binding protein: MLKDLLLQFFLSVLPVFAFLLWHDKDRSWEGFRPFIAITSGLAMLLCLLLSTPSVNDYEVDFRIVPFVIGSLYGGYRALAVLSILHVVLRAPTLSSVEEAVSFSLFLAFAVLLLTGFMGRFQRESPEGRERIGVTVISFQIIITISMMTVIMGMNGRPWTLTIVLDLLVAMAGLLLATWLSVYIIEGIKEKQQLHNKVDHLSLSYRNEVEKLQQFIDKAPIAVMIVDRDARITHVNEEGLRLFNLMPSYTSVDSLKNKPYAVVFLEGAGDMCFTILEQALKGRPTGTVPHMEDGKTFLYTAITLREVGSLRVTGAAIIAQDITELSVLRDELGRMERLSLVGQMAASITHEIRNPMAVIRGFVQLIQERSPQNQHEYFRVIMEELDRANMIINDFLSLAQNRDLKMEMGSLNSSIRDLEPLLLADANLRGQSLEVSLCEDLPPMRMNDREIKQMLLNIARNGMEAMEEKGILRIRTTYDNGEISITISDEGVGIPHDIMGSLFEPFFTTKTRGTGLGLPLCLSIAERHGGRIDVQSQEGQGTTFIVSFNILAQ; this comes from the coding sequence GTGCTAAAGGATTTGCTGCTCCAATTTTTTCTATCCGTGCTTCCCGTTTTCGCGTTTCTGCTTTGGCATGACAAGGACCGCAGCTGGGAGGGCTTCCGCCCGTTCATTGCTATAACGTCCGGACTGGCCATGCTGCTGTGCTTGTTACTGTCTACTCCCTCAGTGAATGATTACGAGGTCGATTTCCGCATTGTGCCTTTTGTAATCGGTTCCTTATATGGCGGCTATCGGGCATTGGCTGTCTTGTCCATCCTGCACGTTGTCCTTAGAGCTCCAACGCTGAGCTCGGTTGAGGAGGCTGTCAGCTTTTCTTTGTTTTTGGCGTTTGCTGTCCTTCTGCTGACCGGATTTATGGGGCGCTTCCAACGAGAGTCGCCAGAGGGCAGAGAGAGAATTGGCGTTACCGTTATTTCCTTTCAAATCATCATTACTATTTCGATGATGACGGTGATTATGGGGATGAATGGAAGGCCGTGGACGCTCACAATCGTTCTTGACTTGTTGGTTGCTATGGCAGGCTTATTGCTTGCGACCTGGCTGTCCGTCTACATAATAGAAGGCATTAAGGAAAAGCAGCAGCTACATAACAAAGTGGATCATTTGTCTCTTAGCTACCGCAATGAGGTAGAGAAGCTGCAGCAGTTTATTGATAAAGCCCCTATCGCGGTTATGATCGTCGACCGGGATGCGAGAATTACGCATGTGAACGAAGAAGGGCTGCGGCTGTTCAATTTGATGCCCTCCTACACCAGCGTTGACAGTCTCAAAAACAAACCGTATGCCGTCGTCTTCCTGGAAGGCGCCGGCGACATGTGCTTCACGATTCTGGAGCAGGCCTTGAAGGGACGCCCCACCGGCACCGTGCCTCATATGGAGGACGGCAAAACGTTTCTCTACACGGCGATAACGCTGCGTGAAGTGGGCAGTCTGAGGGTCACCGGCGCCGCCATTATCGCCCAGGATATTACGGAGCTGAGCGTGTTGCGGGACGAGCTGGGGCGAATGGAGAGACTGAGCCTTGTCGGCCAGATGGCCGCCAGCATTACACATGAGATCCGCAATCCCATGGCGGTTATTCGCGGCTTTGTTCAGCTGATACAGGAGCGGAGCCCGCAGAACCAGCATGAATATTTCCGCGTCATTATGGAAGAGCTGGACCGCGCCAACATGATTATTAACGATTTCCTCTCTCTCGCGCAGAATCGGGATCTGAAGATGGAGATGGGCTCTCTGAACAGCAGTATTCGCGACCTGGAGCCGTTGCTGCTCGCGGACGCCAACCTGAGAGGCCAGTCGCTGGAGGTCAGTCTCTGCGAGGATTTGCCTCCTATGAGGATGAACGACCGAGAGATCAAGCAAATGCTGCTGAATATTGCCCGTAACGGCATGGAAGCAATGGAGGAGAAGGGGATTCTCCGAATCCGCACCACGTATGATAACGGAGAAATCAGCATTACAATTTCAGACGAAGGTGTGGGCATTCCGCACGACATTATGGGCAGCCTGTTCGAGCCGTTCTTCACTACCAAAACTCGCGGGACGGGGCTTGGCTTGCCGCTGTGTCTCAGCATTGCAGAGCGGCATGGCGGCAGGATTGATGTGCAGAGCCAGGAAGGG